CCGCCGGCGACGACACGTGGGTCGGCTCCGAGGCGCCGGGCGCGCCCTTCGGCCCGACCACGGTGCGCGTCGTGGCGTTGCCCGACGGGGCGACGGATATCCACCTCGGGGCCTCGGCCGAAGTGGCTTATCGGGGCACCGCTCCCCGCGGGTTCCGAGTCGAGCAACCTCCGCTCTGCGACACGACGTGGTCGTGCGACACCCCGCGTGGTCCGAGCGAAGCCCCGGACCCTTATTCCCGGCCGCCACTGACCGCGGCGCCCTTGCCGAGCCGTAGCCCGACCTGGGTCGGGACGCTGCGCCGCGAAGCGCCGTCGCGCTGCGAGCAGCCTTGGCTCAGGGCGCCAACGTCGGAGCTTCGCGTCGTTGGGCGTGACGCCGTGGTCGCGACCGTGCGCGAGCTCGCCCAGCCGCGCGCCACCGAGGACGTGCCGGGCCTCGCCCCGCCCAAGACCTCCGCCTCGCGGTATGCCGTGGTGCGAGGTCCCGAGGCGCTCGTCTTTCGTGTACGCGGGCCCTTCACGTGGCCCGGCGCTCCCCACGCCGAGGAGGGCGCCCAAGAGACCGTGATGATCGTGGCGACGCCCTCGCTCGCGCCCCAAACCACCACGCTTTTTCCCCGTGGGCTCCTCCGCGCGGAGCCGCCGAGGCTCTATTTGGCAATCACCAAGGACGCCACACACATGGCGGGCCTGCTCGCCGACCAGCTCGCCGCCGAAGGCAAACCGGTGCACCTCGAGCGCGCGGCCACGCTCGACACGAAGGACCGCACCGAGCCGAACGCCTCGGTCGTCGAGGGGCTCGGGCTCCTATCGTTGCCTATCCCGAATAGGCCATCGAGCTTCCGTATCCATCGATACCGCTTCCGGGGAGTGCCCGATATCGGGCTCTCCCGCACCCGCGCCGAGGAGCTCCCGCGCCCGCGCGAAATCGCGACGGCCTTCGTGTCGGTCGAGCCCCATGAAGGCGAGCCCGGCGATCCCAGATGCCCAGGGAAGTACGGCGCATGTTACCGGCCCGCCCGCTCCGAAGGAGAATGGCGCGTCGCGTTCGACGAATCGCGCCCGAGCCCTGGCGCTTCGGGCGTGCGGCTCGTCGAGGCGCCCTTCGGCCTCGTGACGGGGGTGGCACGCGACCCCTCGCCGCTCGGCGGCACGGCAGCCTCGCCCTCTGCGGACACCCCCTCCTCGACACGACCGCCCGCGCTCTCCGCCCCCACTCCAACGCCGCCCGGTCCGCGCGGCTGCGGATGCGACACGTCCCAGGCGACGCGCTCGCACACCGAATGGCTCACGGGTGCCGTCGTCGTCACGGTGCTCCTCGCGCGGCGCCGCGGGAAGCGACGCCCTTCGCCCTGACCGGCTTCGCGAGGTTCTCGTGGTGAGCCGGGGAGGTGCGGCCGCCCCACGGTCTCTCGACCTCCCCCTCCTCGCTCGCAGGCTTCGCGCAAGCGAGTGTGCGTGACGGCGCGGGGGAGAGCGAAGCCGAGAACGAGGTTTGGGGGAGGTCGACCGGCGAGGAAAAGCTCACATCGAGAAACGCGACGACCGAGGGAACCCGCGAAGAACACGAAGCGCAACGAGGCTTTTGCTCGTCGGGCGGGTGGGGGCACCCCTGTCTCGTTCTCGTTCTTCTCTCGCTCAGTCGCTGCCCGCGGGCGCCTTCGGGGCGACGCGGAGGGACTTCCACGAGGTGAGCTCGACGAGGCCTGCGGGGGCGCCGCGAGGCTTCTTCACGTGGGAGGCGAGGCAATAGTCGACCTCGACCTTCGCGGCGCCGCGGGCCTTGGAGTAGTGGGCCGTATAGGCGGCGACGGTCTCGAGCACGTCGCGCGGGATGGGCTTTTTGTCGGGGTTGCGGATGACGACGTGGCTGCCGGGGGTGCCGCCGCCGACGTGGAGCCAGGTGTCGTGGGGCTCGGCGACGTGGAAGGTGAGCGCGTCGTTCTCGTCGCTGCCGCGCCCGATGAAGACCTCGAACTCGCCCACGACGACCGTGCGGTAGGGTTTCCCTTTGCTCGCCATGGCGGCACCGTCTACCACCTTTGCGCCCCGAACGAGCCTCTCGATGGGGCTCCTCCGGACCAGCGCGCCATGATGGCGAAACCGTCCCCGTGTGCCGTTGCGGCAGGGTGGGGAAGGTCTTCACGACACGTGCCGTACGCGTCGGCCATGAAGACGTTCTCGGTGCTCCACGGGCTCTCGCTCACCGCCATGGCGATGCTGCTCGCCGCATGCGGGTCGCCGAGCTCGCGCGTAGTCCCGGAGGAGGGGCCGGCCACCTCACCGCCAGAGAGCGCAGACGCGACGCCGGGGGCGCCGGTCGACGGGGGCCCGGATCGGCCTCCCTCGGACGGGGGAGTCGGGAGCGCCGGAGGGGGAACGGCGGACTCCGGCCCGACTGCACCACCCTCGTCGAACGCGGTCGTCGATATCGCGATCGGCCCCTCGCACGGCTGCGCCCTCTACCGGAACGGGGACGTTGCCTGTTGGGGCGACAACACGATGATAGGCTCTTCGGCCTCTGGACAGACGCCCACTCCCGTTCGCGTGAGCACGATTCCACCCGGGTTTCTGGCAAGTGCCCTGCGGGCAGGGGCGACGGGGACGTGTGCGCTCGGGGCGACGGGCGCCGTTTGCTGGGGGCCCCTCCCTTCGCCGGAGCTGGCCTCCCTCGCGGCGAAGGACGTTTCGTTCTCCTTCGGTCATGCGTGCGCCGTCATGTCGACGAACACCGTTCGGTGTTGGGGGATCAACTCGTTCGGGCAGCTCGGCGACGGAACTACCGAGCCTCGGCCCGCCGTCGACGTGCCGGGAATCGCACCAGGCGCAGACTCCGTCTCCGTTGCCC
The sequence above is a segment of the Myxococcales bacterium genome. Coding sequences within it:
- a CDS encoding DUF814 domain-containing protein, whose translation is MASKGKPYRTVVVGEFEVFIGRGSDENDALTFHVAEPHDTWLHVGGGTPGSHVVIRNPDKKPIPRDVLETVAAYTAHYSKARGAAKVEVDYCLASHVKKPRGAPAGLVELTSWKSLRVAPKAPAGSD